The genomic window GTCCGGAACACGCACCACCAGCGCCAGAGCACCCACTTTGAGGGCCGTCAGCGGGCGGTCTTCGCGCAGCGGCAACACCCCCTCAAGTGTGGGAATCGGGTCGCCGTGAGGATCGTGGCTGGGATGGCCCAAAAACGCGGCCATCCGCGCTTCTAAGCGTTCGCTGATCACGTGTTCAAGCCGCTCGGCTTCGTCATGGAGTTCATCAAGCGGATAGTTGAGCGCCTGATGAAGATACGCTTCGATCAAGCGGTGGTGCCGCACCATCTCGAGGGCCAACTGCTCACCCTTTAAGGTCAGGACTGCGCCTTGGTAAGCCGTATGCTGCACGAGGCCGAGTTCAGCGAGCTTGCGGATCATCCCCGTCGCGCTCGCGGGCGTCACTTTCATGGCGTCAGCCAGCGCCTGCGTATTGACCCGCTCTTCGCGCT from Deinococcus detaillensis includes these protein-coding regions:
- a CDS encoding metal-dependent transcriptional regulator; translation: MIVAETSVQVPELSRSAQDYLKQLYVLGEREERVNTQALADAMKVTPASATGMIRKLAELGLVQHTAYQGAVLTLKGEQLALEMVRHHRLIEAYLHQALNYPLDELHDEAERLEHVISERLEARMAAFLGHPSHDPHGDPIPTLEGVLPLREDRPLTALKVGALALVVRVPDGDPAQLRALMTAGLTPGASIRVSRIEPAFGTLTLMVGDTERTLALTVAAHVFVGINAEPVT